A genome region from Bacillaceae bacterium IKA-2 includes the following:
- a CDS encoding valine--tRNA ligase: protein MSNQEISMPTKYDPQATEEKWYPYWLEGKFFEAKSEEGKESYTIVIPPPNVTGKLHLGHAWDTTLQDILVRTKRMQGYNALWLPGMDHAGIATQAKVEGKLREEGVSRYDLGREKFLEKSWDWKHEYADFIRLQWSKLGLSLDYSRERFTLDEGLSKAVREVFVKLYEKGLIYRGEYIINWDPHTKTAISDIEVIYKDVQGGFYHMKYPLADGSGHIEVATTRPETMLGDTAVAVHPKDERYKHLIGKKVKLPIVGREIKIVADDYVDMEFGSGAVKITPAHDMNDFEIGNRHNLERVLVMDESGKMNENAGKYQGLDRFECRKQIVKDLQEAGILFKIEEHLHSVGHSERSGAVVEPYLSTQWFVSMGPLAEKAIQLQKGEGKVNFVPERFEKTYLHWIENIRDWCISRQLWWGHQIPAWYHNETGELYVGHEEPKDSENWTQDEDVLDTWFSSALWPFSTMGWPDVDADDFKRYYSTDVLVTGYDIIYFWVARMIFQGLEFTGERPFEDVLIHGLVRDSEGRKMSKSLGNGVDPMDVIDKYGADSLRFFLSTGSSPGNDLRFYWEKVESTWNFGNKIWNASRFALMNMDGLTYDEIDLTGKKSIADQWILTRLQETIVNVTRLIDVYEFGEVGRLLYNFIWDDFCDWYIEMAKLPLYGEDEEAKKTTRSILAHVLEQTMKLLHPFMPFITEEIWQHLPHQGDSITVAPWPKRNEEFDFPEATKKMNLLKEIIRSVRNTRAELNVPMSKKIELLIKVKDTGILSNLEEGRIYLEKFCNPEKLQLGTDIQAPEKSMSSILSGVELYLPLAGLLDIDAEIARLEKEVKNLDNEVERVQKKLSNQGFVAKAPAKVIEEEKAKEQDYLEKRVTVQARIAELKN from the coding sequence ATGTCAAATCAAGAAATTTCAATGCCAACGAAATATGATCCGCAAGCAACAGAGGAAAAATGGTATCCGTACTGGTTAGAAGGTAAGTTTTTTGAAGCGAAAAGTGAGGAAGGTAAAGAGTCTTATACAATCGTAATTCCGCCGCCAAACGTAACGGGAAAACTGCATCTTGGTCATGCATGGGATACAACTTTACAGGATATTTTGGTCCGTACTAAGCGAATGCAAGGCTATAATGCGTTATGGCTACCTGGCATGGATCATGCTGGAATTGCTACGCAAGCAAAAGTTGAAGGAAAGCTTCGCGAGGAGGGAGTAAGTCGCTATGATTTAGGTCGGGAGAAATTTTTAGAAAAATCATGGGATTGGAAGCATGAGTACGCTGACTTCATCCGCCTACAATGGTCAAAACTGGGCCTTTCTCTCGATTACTCACGTGAACGCTTTACATTGGATGAAGGCCTTTCAAAAGCAGTTCGAGAAGTGTTCGTTAAGCTGTATGAAAAAGGGCTGATTTATCGTGGTGAATACATCATCAATTGGGATCCGCATACGAAAACAGCGATTTCAGATATTGAAGTAATTTATAAAGACGTACAAGGCGGCTTTTACCATATGAAGTATCCGTTAGCAGACGGTTCAGGGCATATTGAGGTTGCTACAACTCGCCCTGAAACAATGCTAGGCGATACCGCTGTTGCCGTTCACCCCAAAGACGAACGCTATAAGCACTTAATTGGTAAAAAAGTCAAACTTCCAATTGTAGGTCGTGAAATTAAGATTGTTGCTGATGATTATGTTGATATGGAATTTGGTTCAGGGGCGGTAAAAATTACGCCGGCGCATGACATGAATGACTTTGAAATTGGCAATCGTCATAATCTAGAACGTGTGCTTGTGATGGATGAGTCAGGAAAGATGAATGAAAATGCTGGTAAGTATCAAGGTCTAGACCGCTTTGAATGCCGTAAACAAATCGTTAAAGATCTCCAAGAAGCAGGAATTCTTTTCAAAATTGAAGAGCATCTTCATTCAGTTGGACATTCAGAGCGAAGTGGTGCTGTTGTGGAGCCATATCTTTCAACACAGTGGTTTGTGAGCATGGGACCATTAGCAGAAAAAGCGATTCAACTACAAAAAGGTGAGGGAAAAGTTAATTTTGTTCCAGAACGCTTTGAAAAAACATACTTGCACTGGATTGAGAACATTAGAGATTGGTGCATATCGCGCCAGCTTTGGTGGGGTCATCAGATTCCTGCTTGGTATCACAACGAAACAGGCGAATTGTATGTCGGACATGAAGAGCCAAAAGACAGCGAAAACTGGACACAAGACGAAGATGTCTTAGATACATGGTTCTCATCAGCTTTATGGCCGTTTTCGACAATGGGCTGGCCTGATGTAGATGCCGATGACTTTAAGCGTTACTATTCAACGGATGTTCTTGTAACTGGCTATGACATCATCTACTTCTGGGTTGCACGGATGATTTTTCAAGGGTTAGAATTTACAGGTGAACGTCCATTTGAAGATGTTTTGATCCACGGTTTAGTTCGTGATTCAGAAGGTCGTAAAATGAGTAAATCATTAGGTAACGGTGTTGATCCAATGGATGTCATCGACAAATACGGCGCTGATTCGCTGCGTTTCTTCTTATCGACAGGCAGTTCCCCGGGAAATGACTTGCGTTTTTATTGGGAAAAAGTCGAATCAACTTGGAATTTCGGAAATAAAATTTGGAACGCTTCTCGTTTTGCGCTTATGAACATGGATGGCTTAACGTATGATGAAATCGATCTTACCGGTAAAAAATCAATTGCTGATCAGTGGATTTTAACGCGTCTACAAGAAACAATTGTTAATGTCACGCGCTTAATTGATGTCTATGAATTTGGTGAAGTTGGTCGTTTGCTATATAACTTTATTTGGGATGACTTTTGTGATTGGTACATTGAAATGGCAAAACTACCATTATACGGTGAAGATGAAGAAGCTAAAAAGACGACGCGTTCTATTTTAGCTCATGTACTTGAACAAACGATGAAGCTATTACATCCATTCATGCCGTTTATTACAGAGGAGATTTGGCAACATTTACCACATCAAGGAGATTCGATTACAGTAGCTCCGTGGCCAAAGAGAAATGAAGAATTTGACTTTCCAGAGGCAACGAAGAAAATGAATTTACTAAAGGAGATTATTCGTTCAGTACGTAACACAAGAGCAGAGTTGAACGTTCCGATGAGTAAAAAAATTGAATTGTTAATTAAAGTTAAAGATACGGGTATATTGAGTAACCTTGAAGAAGGACGCATCTATTTAGAAAAGTTTTGTAATCCAGAAAAGCTACAGCTAGGGACGGACATACAAGCTCCTGAAAAATCAATGTCTTCTATTTTATCAGGTGTTGAACTTTACTTACCACTAGCAGGATTGCTTGATATTGACGCGGAAATTGCTCGCTTAGAAAAAGAAGTAAAGAATTTAGACAATGAAGTAGAGCGAGTTCAAAAGAAACTAAGTAATCAAGGTTTTGTAGCGAAGGCACCAGCAAAAGTTATTGAGGAAGAAAAAGCAAAAGAGCAAGATTATTTAGAAAAACGCGTAACTGTGCAAGCGAGAATCGCAGAATTGAAAAATTAA
- the istB gene encoding IS21-like element helper ATPase IstB yields MSQFAQVQELLKTLRLSETSTSITRLIKEAESNEVSYTSFLLTILTFEQKRREEKQTEKRLKWATFPYHKTMIDFNLDEQRSLSKKQFNQLKELTWVEQLYNIILLGPPGAGKTLLAIGLGIEAINRGYKVSFISMGDLIHTLKTEEITRKSQTRMSRIRNSNLVIIDDLMFMAMDQREANLFFHLINYLYNNASIILTSNKAPSDWGELMGDSSITAAILDRIIHRAEVIHLDNDSYRMKHRSSIFGGESVQS; encoded by the coding sequence ATGAGTCAGTTTGCACAAGTGCAGGAGTTATTAAAGACACTCCGATTATCGGAAACATCTACTAGTATAACAAGACTAATTAAAGAAGCAGAATCAAACGAAGTTTCCTATACATCATTTCTACTAACGATATTAACATTTGAACAAAAGCGCCGGGAAGAAAAACAAACAGAAAAACGCTTAAAATGGGCTACATTTCCGTATCATAAAACGATGATCGACTTTAATCTTGATGAACAGAGATCATTAAGTAAAAAACAGTTTAATCAATTAAAAGAGCTAACATGGGTAGAGCAGCTGTACAACATTATTTTATTGGGACCGCCAGGTGCAGGGAAAACTTTATTAGCAATAGGATTAGGGATTGAGGCAATCAACCGCGGATATAAAGTTTCGTTTATTTCTATGGGTGATTTAATCCATACGTTAAAAACAGAAGAAATCACTCGAAAGTCACAGACTAGAATGAGCAGAATTAGAAATTCAAATTTAGTGATTATTGATGATCTTATGTTTATGGCAATGGATCAACGTGAAGCCAACCTATTTTTCCATTTAATAAACTATTTATATAATAATGCTTCTATTATACTCACATCAAATAAGGCCCCAAGTGATTGGGGCGAGTTGATGGGCGATTCAAGTATTACAGCAGCCATTTTAGATAGGATCATTCACCGAGCTGAAGTTATTCACTTAGATAATGACAGTTATCGAATGAAGCACCGATCTTCCATTTTTGGTGGAGAAAGTGTTCAAAGTTAA